The genomic region CCGCCCCGGGCCCGGTGCTCGACTTCACCGCCCCGCTGCCACCCGCCCTCGCCGACCGGGTCGCCGCCGGCTGAACTCGGCGCAGCCGGTCACCGCCACCTGAGCGCGCCCGCACAAGGTTCGCGCGTCGCGCAGGGTTTTGCTCACCGTGAGCGCAGATGTTTACCAGCGTGTCAACGGCCGGTAGCAATACCCGGGTGAGCTTGACACTGCCTGCCTGCTGCTGCCGTCGCTGAGCAGCGCAATTCCCCAGCAGTCAGTGAGAGAAAGCCGTCCATGTCCGTATTCGTTGACATCACGCCCGATGAGCATGCCGTCGCGGCGCCCGAGGTCTCGCCCGCACGGGCGTGGCGGGGGCGGCTGACCCGGCTCGCGCTGCCGCTGCTGTCGGTGCTGGTCTTCCTGGCGGCCTGGCAGCTCGCCGCCGCCAGCGGGATCTGGAACAAGACGTTCGTGCCGTACCCGAGCGCGGTGTGGCAGGCGTTCATCGACATCTCCACCACCCACGACGGCGTCCGCGGCTACGCGGGCTACCTGCTGTGGGAGCACCTCTACATGACGCTGCGCCGGGTGTTCGCCGGTGTGCTCATCGGCGTCACCGTCGGCGTGCTGCTGGGCCTGGTGATGGGCTCGATCAGCTGGGTGCGCAGTGTGCTGGAACCCTGGCTGACCTTCCTGCGGGCGTTGCCGCCGCTGGCCTACTTCTTCCTGCTGGTGATCTGGCTGGGCATCGACGAGGCCCCCAAGATCACGCTGCTGGCGCTGGCCGCACTGCCGCCCGCCGCGGTCGCCACCACCACCGCCGTCGTCGCGGCCCCGGTGGGCCTGCAGGAGGCCGCCCGCGCGCTGGGCGCCACCCGCGCGCAGGTGCTGCGCGACGTCGTGGTGCCGTCCGCCCTGCCCGAGACGTTCACCGGCATCCGGCTGGCCGTCGGCATGGCGTACTCCTCGGTGGTGGCCGCCGAGCTGTTCAACGGCATCCCCGGCGTGGGCGGCCTGGTCAAAGACGCGAGCAACTACAACAACACCCCCGTCGTGCTGGTCGGCATCTTCGCCATCGGGTTCTCCGGTCTGGTGATCGACGGTCTGCTTCGCGCCCTGGAGAGGCGTGCAGTTCCCTGGAGAGGAAAGATATGAAATTCAAATCGCTGGTTGCCGCCGTCGCCGCGAGCGCGCTCGCCGTGGCGGGACTTTCGGCGTGCTCGGTGGACAAGTCGGAGCAGTCCGCCGACAAACCGACGATTCGCATCGCCTACCAGGCGCTGATCAGTGGCGACCTGATCGTCAAGAACAACACGTGGCTCGAAGAGGCGCTGCCGGACTACAACATCAAGTGGACGAAGTTCGACTCCGGCGCCGACGTCAACACCGCGTTCATCGCCGACGAGCTCGACTTCGGCACGCTGGGCTCCAGCCCCGTGGCGCGCGGTCTGTCCGAGCCGCTGAACATCCCGTACAAGGTCGCGTTCGTGCTCGGCGTCGCCGGTGAGAACGAGGCCCTGGTGGCCCGCGACGGCACCGGCATCAACACCGTCGCCGACCTGAAGGGCAAGCGCATCGCGACCCCGTTCGCGTCGACCGCGCACTACAGCCTGCTGGCCGCGCTCGAGCAGGCCGGCCTGACCCCCAACGACGTCCAGCTGATCGACCTGCAGCCGCAGGCCATCCTGGCCGGCTGGGAGCGCGGCGACATCGACGCCGCCTACTCGTGGCTGCCCACCCTCGACGAGCTGCGCAAGACCGGCAAGGACCTGATCTCCAGCCGCCAGCTCGCCGAGGCCGGTAAGCCGACCATGGACCTGGCCACGGTGTCCGACGCGTTCGCC from Mycolicibacterium phlei harbors:
- a CDS encoding ABC transporter permease translates to MSVFVDITPDEHAVAAPEVSPARAWRGRLTRLALPLLSVLVFLAAWQLAAASGIWNKTFVPYPSAVWQAFIDISTTHDGVRGYAGYLLWEHLYMTLRRVFAGVLIGVTVGVLLGLVMGSISWVRSVLEPWLTFLRALPPLAYFFLLVIWLGIDEAPKITLLALAALPPAAVATTTAVVAAPVGLQEAARALGATRAQVLRDVVVPSALPETFTGIRLAVGMAYSSVVAAELFNGIPGVGGLVKDASNYNNTPVVLVGIFAIGFSGLVIDGLLRALERRAVPWRGKI
- a CDS encoding taurine ABC transporter substrate-binding protein, with the translated sequence MKFKSLVAAVAASALAVAGLSACSVDKSEQSADKPTIRIAYQALISGDLIVKNNTWLEEALPDYNIKWTKFDSGADVNTAFIADELDFGTLGSSPVARGLSEPLNIPYKVAFVLGVAGENEALVARDGTGINTVADLKGKRIATPFASTAHYSLLAALEQAGLTPNDVQLIDLQPQAILAGWERGDIDAAYSWLPTLDELRKTGKDLISSRQLAEAGKPTMDLATVSDAFAEAHPDVVDVWRKQEARALDVIHNDPEAAAKAIAAEIGLTPEEVAGQIKQTVFLTPAEEASAEWLGTDGKPGNIAVNLQSASQFLADQNQIPEAAPLKVFQDAIYTKGLPGALTE